In Burkholderia sp. NRF60-BP8, a single window of DNA contains:
- a CDS encoding DUF502 domain-containing protein, with amino-acid sequence MMKKTTLKTVFLTGLLVLVPLAITLWVLGLIIGTMDQTLLLLPESWQPERMLGFHLPGIGAVLTLAFIFVVGLATQNFIGQKLVTWWNAVVRHIPVVGPIYTSVKQVSDTLLSSSGNAFRKALLIEYPRRGSYTIAFLTGTPGGDVVNHLTEEYVSVYVPTTPNPTSGFFLMLPKSEVIELDMSVDAALKYIVSMGVVAPSAPVPAPARRPVEPPL; translated from the coding sequence ATGATGAAAAAGACGACCCTGAAAACGGTGTTCCTGACCGGCCTGCTGGTTCTCGTCCCGCTCGCGATCACGCTGTGGGTGCTCGGCCTCATCATCGGCACGATGGACCAGACGCTGCTCCTGCTGCCCGAATCGTGGCAGCCCGAGCGGATGCTCGGCTTCCATCTGCCGGGAATCGGCGCGGTGCTGACGCTCGCGTTCATCTTCGTGGTCGGGCTGGCCACGCAGAACTTCATCGGCCAGAAGCTCGTCACGTGGTGGAACGCGGTCGTGCGTCACATCCCGGTCGTCGGGCCGATCTACACGAGCGTCAAGCAGGTATCGGACACGCTGCTGTCGAGCAGCGGCAATGCGTTCCGCAAGGCGCTGCTGATCGAATACCCGCGCCGCGGCTCGTATACGATCGCGTTTCTGACCGGCACGCCCGGCGGCGACGTGGTCAACCATCTGACGGAAGAGTACGTGAGCGTGTACGTGCCCACGACGCCGAACCCGACGTCGGGCTTCTTCCTGATGCTGCCGAAGAGCGAAGTCATCGAACTCGACATGTCGGTCGATGCCGCGCTCAAGTACATCGTCTCGATGGGCGTCGTGGCGCCTTCGGCGCCGGTTCCGGCGCCCGCCCGCCGTCCCGTCGAGCCGCCGCTGTAA
- the ubiB gene encoding ubiquinone biosynthesis regulatory protein kinase UbiB gives MRIFRFIKIVYTVIRFGLDEVMLSRIDDRRVKLLLRITTIGRRYSDPPAVRLRHALESLGPIFVKFGQVLSTRRDLLSVDFANELAKLQDQVPPFDSAVAIAIIEKSLGAPVDELFDEFEREPIASASIAQVHFAKLKQGAHAGKAVAVKVLRPNMLPVIDSDLALMRDIATWTERMWADGRRLKPREVVAEFDKYLHDELDLMREAANGSQLRRNFAGLDLLLVPEMFWDFSTSQVLVMERMTGVPISQVETLRSAGVDIKKLAREGVEIFFTQVFRDGFFHADMHPGNIQVSLDPNTFGRYIALDFGIVGALSDFDKNYLAQNFLAFFKRDYHRVATLHLESGWVPPETRVEELESAIRAVCEPYFDRALKDISLGQVLMRLFSTSRRFNVEIQPQLVLLQKTMLNVEGLGRSLDPELDLWKTAKPYLERWMTEQIGLRGWYERFKVEAPQWSKTLPQLPRLIHHAMAARHDAPRAASEELMRQILVEQKRTNRLLQALLVFGLAVGVGALVARVLLALAYGA, from the coding sequence ACGCGCTCGAAAGCCTCGGCCCGATCTTCGTGAAGTTCGGCCAGGTGCTGTCCACGCGCCGCGACCTGCTGTCGGTCGATTTCGCGAACGAGCTCGCGAAGCTGCAGGACCAGGTGCCGCCGTTCGATTCGGCGGTCGCGATCGCGATCATCGAGAAGTCGCTCGGTGCGCCGGTCGACGAGCTGTTCGACGAATTCGAGCGCGAGCCGATCGCGAGCGCATCGATCGCGCAGGTGCATTTCGCGAAGCTGAAGCAGGGCGCGCATGCGGGCAAGGCCGTCGCCGTCAAGGTGCTGCGCCCGAACATGTTGCCGGTGATCGATTCCGACCTCGCGCTGATGCGCGACATCGCGACGTGGACCGAGCGCATGTGGGCCGACGGCCGGCGCCTGAAGCCGCGCGAGGTCGTCGCCGAATTCGACAAATACCTGCACGACGAGCTCGACCTGATGCGCGAGGCCGCCAACGGCAGCCAGCTGCGCCGCAACTTCGCGGGCCTCGACCTGCTGCTCGTGCCCGAGATGTTCTGGGATTTCTCGACGTCGCAGGTGCTCGTGATGGAGCGCATGACGGGCGTGCCGATCAGCCAGGTCGAGACGCTGCGCTCGGCCGGCGTCGACATCAAGAAGCTCGCGCGCGAAGGCGTCGAGATCTTCTTCACACAGGTGTTCCGCGACGGCTTTTTCCACGCGGACATGCACCCCGGCAACATCCAGGTGAGCCTCGATCCGAATACGTTCGGCCGCTATATCGCGCTCGATTTCGGGATCGTCGGCGCGCTGTCCGATTTCGACAAGAATTACCTCGCGCAGAACTTCCTCGCGTTCTTCAAGCGCGACTACCATCGCGTCGCGACGCTCCACCTCGAATCGGGGTGGGTGCCGCCCGAGACGCGCGTCGAGGAGCTCGAAAGTGCGATCCGCGCGGTGTGCGAGCCGTATTTCGACCGCGCGCTGAAGGACATCTCGCTCGGCCAGGTGCTGATGCGGCTGTTCTCGACGTCGCGCCGCTTCAACGTCGAGATCCAGCCGCAGCTCGTCCTGCTGCAGAAGACGATGCTGAACGTCGAAGGGCTCGGCCGCTCGCTCGACCCCGAGCTCGACCTGTGGAAGACCGCGAAGCCGTATCTCGAGCGCTGGATGACCGAGCAGATCGGCCTGCGCGGCTGGTACGAGCGGTTCAAGGTCGAGGCGCCGCAGTGGAGCAAGACGCTGCCGCAACTGCCGCGCCTGATCCACCATGCGATGGCCGCCCGCCACGACGCGCCGCGCGCCGCGAGCGAGGAGTTGATGCGTCAGATTCTCGTCGAGCAGAAGCGGACGAACCGGCTGCTGCAGGCGTTGCTGGTCTTCGGCCTGGCCGTCGGCGTCGGCGCGCTCGTCGCGCGCGTGCTGCTCGCGCTCGCGTACGGCGCTTGA
- the nudB gene encoding dihydroneopterin triphosphate diphosphatase — translation MTKPPKIPESVLVVIYTPDLDVLVIKRADQPDFWQSVTGSKDALDEPLALTAAREVAEETGIAIGTPDVPATALVDWHHRIEYTIYPQYLHRYAPGVTRNVEHWFGLCVPHRVDVTLSPREHVDHAWLPFREAAARCFSPSNAEAILQLPARVALARAPHGSSA, via the coding sequence ATGACGAAGCCGCCGAAAATCCCCGAATCCGTTCTCGTCGTGATCTACACGCCCGACCTCGATGTGCTCGTGATCAAGCGTGCCGACCAGCCCGATTTCTGGCAATCGGTCACCGGCTCGAAGGACGCGCTCGACGAGCCGCTCGCGCTCACCGCCGCGCGCGAAGTGGCGGAGGAGACCGGCATCGCGATCGGCACGCCGGACGTGCCGGCCACCGCGCTCGTCGACTGGCATCACCGGATCGAATACACGATCTATCCGCAATACCTGCACCGCTATGCGCCGGGCGTCACGCGCAACGTCGAGCACTGGTTCGGCCTGTGCGTGCCGCATCGCGTCGACGTGACGCTGTCGCCGCGCGAGCATGTCGATCATGCGTGGCTGCCGTTCCGCGAAGCGGCCGCGCGTTGCTTCTCGCCGTCGAACGCCGAAGCGATCCTGCAATTGCCCGCGCGCGTGGCGCTCGCGCGCGCGCCGCACGGCTCGTCCGCATGA
- the aspS gene encoding aspartate--tRNA ligase has product MSMRTEYCGLVTEHLLGQTVSLCGWVQRRRDHGGVIFIDLRDREGLVQVVCDPDRAEMFATAEGVRNEFCVQIKGLVRNRPEGTVNAGLKSGKIEVLCHELNVLNASVTPPFQLDDDNLSETTRLTHRVLDLRRPQMQHNLRLRYRVAIEARKYLDEQGFIDIETPMLTKSTPEGARDYLVPSRVNAGQFFALPQSPQLFKQLLMVANFDRYYQITKCFRDEDLRADRQPEFTQIDCETSFLGEQEIRDLFEDMIRHIFKTTIDVELDAKFPVMPYSEAMARFGSDKPDLRVQLEFTELTDAMKDVDFKVFSTPANAKDGRVAALRVPKGGELSRGDIDGYTEFVRIYGAKGLAWIKVNEKAKGRDGLQSPIVKNLHDASIAAILERTGAEDGDIIFFAADRAKVVNDSLGALRLKIGHSEFGKANGLVQAGWKPLWVVDFPMFEYDDEDARYVAAHHPFTSPKDEHLEYLETDPGRCLAKAYDMVLNGWEIGGGSVRIHREEVQSKVFRALKIGAEEAQAKFGFLLDALQYGAPPHGGIAFGLDRIVTMMAGADSIRDVIAFPKTQRAQDLLTQAPSPVDERQLRELHIRLRQPEQPKA; this is encoded by the coding sequence ATGTCGATGCGTACTGAATACTGCGGTCTCGTGACCGAACACCTGCTGGGCCAAACCGTGTCGCTGTGCGGCTGGGTGCAGCGCCGCCGCGATCACGGCGGTGTGATCTTCATCGACCTGCGCGATCGTGAAGGCCTCGTGCAGGTGGTGTGCGATCCGGATCGCGCCGAGATGTTCGCGACCGCCGAAGGCGTGCGCAACGAGTTCTGCGTGCAGATCAAGGGTCTCGTGCGCAATCGTCCGGAGGGCACGGTCAACGCCGGCCTGAAGAGCGGGAAGATCGAAGTGCTGTGCCACGAACTGAACGTGCTGAACGCGTCGGTCACGCCGCCGTTCCAGCTCGACGACGACAACCTGTCCGAAACGACGCGTCTCACGCATCGCGTGCTCGACCTGCGCCGCCCGCAGATGCAGCACAACCTGCGCCTGCGCTACCGCGTCGCGATCGAGGCGCGCAAGTACCTCGACGAGCAGGGCTTCATCGACATCGAAACGCCGATGCTGACGAAGAGCACGCCGGAAGGCGCGCGCGACTATCTCGTGCCGTCGCGCGTGAACGCGGGCCAGTTCTTCGCGCTGCCGCAGTCGCCGCAGCTGTTCAAGCAGTTGCTGATGGTCGCGAACTTCGACCGTTACTACCAGATCACCAAGTGCTTCCGCGACGAGGACCTCCGCGCCGACCGTCAGCCGGAATTCACGCAGATCGACTGCGAGACGTCGTTCCTCGGCGAGCAGGAAATCCGCGATCTGTTCGAAGACATGATCCGTCACATCTTCAAGACGACGATCGACGTCGAACTCGACGCGAAATTCCCGGTGATGCCGTACTCGGAAGCGATGGCGCGTTTCGGTTCGGACAAGCCGGACCTGCGCGTGCAGCTCGAATTCACCGAGCTGACCGACGCGATGAAGGACGTCGACTTCAAGGTGTTCAGCACGCCGGCCAACGCGAAGGACGGCCGGGTCGCGGCGCTGCGCGTGCCGAAGGGCGGCGAGCTGTCGCGCGGCGACATCGACGGCTACACGGAATTCGTGCGCATCTACGGCGCGAAGGGCCTCGCATGGATCAAGGTCAACGAGAAGGCGAAGGGCCGCGACGGCCTGCAGAGCCCGATCGTCAAGAACCTGCACGACGCGTCGATCGCGGCGATCCTCGAGCGCACCGGCGCCGAAGACGGCGACATCATCTTCTTCGCGGCCGACCGCGCGAAGGTCGTCAACGACAGCCTCGGCGCACTGCGCCTGAAGATCGGTCATTCGGAATTCGGCAAGGCGAACGGTCTCGTCCAGGCCGGCTGGAAGCCGCTGTGGGTCGTGGACTTCCCGATGTTCGAGTACGACGACGAAGACGCGCGCTACGTCGCCGCGCACCATCCGTTCACGAGCCCGAAGGACGAGCACCTCGAGTACCTTGAGACCGACCCGGGCCGCTGCCTCGCGAAGGCGTACGACATGGTGCTGAACGGCTGGGAAATCGGCGGCGGCTCGGTGCGTATCCATCGCGAGGAAGTGCAGAGCAAGGTGTTCCGCGCGCTGAAGATCGGCGCCGAGGAAGCGCAGGCGAAGTTCGGTTTCCTGCTGGACGCGCTGCAGTACGGCGCGCCGCCGCACGGCGGTATCGCATTCGGTCTCGACCGCATCGTCACGATGATGGCCGGCGCCGATTCGATCCGCGACGTGATTGCGTTCCCGAAGACGCAGCGTGCGCAGGATCTGCTCACGCAGGCGCCGAGCCCGGTCGACGAGCGTCAACTGCGCGAACTGCACATCCGTCTGCGTCAGCCGGAGCAGCCGAAGGCGTAA
- a CDS encoding SAM-dependent methyltransferase, which produces MSDPKRPAAPSAADFATRDPGSASFWDERFERGVTPWEFGGVPDGFRVFAHRLEPCAVLIPGCGSAQEAGWLAQAGWPVRAIDFAAQAVAAAKAQLGAHAGVVEQADFFQYRPPFDVQWVYERAFLCALPPSQRAGYAARMAELLPADGLLAGYFFLVAKPKGPPFGIERAELDALLAPHFELVEDLPVTDSLAVFDGHERWLTWRRR; this is translated from the coding sequence ATGTCCGATCCGAAGCGACCGGCCGCACCGTCGGCCGCCGATTTCGCGACGCGCGACCCGGGCAGCGCGTCGTTCTGGGACGAGCGCTTCGAACGCGGCGTGACGCCGTGGGAGTTCGGCGGCGTGCCGGACGGGTTTCGCGTGTTCGCGCATCGGCTCGAGCCGTGCGCGGTGCTGATTCCCGGCTGCGGCAGCGCGCAGGAGGCCGGATGGCTCGCGCAGGCCGGCTGGCCGGTGCGTGCGATCGATTTCGCCGCGCAGGCGGTCGCTGCTGCGAAGGCGCAGCTCGGCGCGCATGCGGGCGTCGTCGAGCAGGCCGATTTCTTTCAGTACCGTCCGCCGTTCGACGTGCAGTGGGTGTACGAGCGGGCGTTCCTGTGCGCATTGCCGCCGAGCCAGCGCGCCGGCTATGCGGCGCGGATGGCCGAGCTGCTGCCCGCGGACGGATTGCTGGCCGGCTATTTCTTCCTGGTGGCGAAACCGAAGGGGCCGCCGTTCGGGATCGAGCGGGCGGAACTCGACGCGTTGCTCGCGCCGCACTTCGAGCTGGTCGAGGATTTGCCGGTGACCGATTCGCTGGCCGTGTTCGACGGGCATGAGCGCTGGCTCACGTGGCGTCGCCGCTGA
- a CDS encoding FmdB family zinc ribbon protein — protein sequence MPIYAYRCEACGFAKDVLQKMSDAPLSQCPECGKDAFRKQVTAAGFQLKGSGWYVTDFRGGSGGASAPATASGDAAPAAPAAQAAPAAAAPAAASGSGSTTTTSAAPAPAATPAAGS from the coding sequence ATGCCGATCTACGCCTATCGATGCGAAGCGTGCGGTTTCGCGAAGGACGTGCTCCAGAAGATGAGCGACGCGCCGCTGTCGCAATGCCCTGAATGCGGGAAGGATGCTTTCCGCAAACAGGTGACCGCCGCCGGTTTCCAGCTGAAGGGTTCGGGGTGGTATGTCACCGATTTCCGCGGCGGCTCGGGCGGCGCCAGCGCACCGGCGACGGCGTCGGGCGACGCGGCGCCGGCAGCACCCGCGGCGCAAGCCGCACCCGCCGCGGCCGCGCCGGCTGCGGCGAGCGGCTCGGGCAGCACCACGACGACGAGCGCCGCGCCGGCTCCGGCCGCGACGCCCGCCGCCGGCAGTTGA